The Anastrepha ludens isolate Willacy chromosome 2, idAnaLude1.1, whole genome shotgun sequence DNA window TCGAAACGCTAACGACGAGGCCTAGCATAACATATGGAGCGGTTGCGGGGGGGGAGTTGAGGGCCGCCCTATCGGCGACTAAACTTCAGCGCATGGTATATGTGGATCACCTGTCCAACAGCTGCATTAGAGCATTAATTTGCGAGCTAGCAGTGCTTCATATAGTTATTCAGCGGTCAGTCAGCGTTCCTAATTTAACATGACAAGGATATGTTTTGGCAAAGGTAAAGTGGTCCCACTCAAGAATATGGAATTGTTGTGCTTGTTCTTGCTGAGCTTATGCCTGCTCATCTTCTCATAAATAGTATCacaaaagctataatttttgaGAAGAGGGTCAGAATTGAACTGGGCAGGGATGTTCCTCGCACCGGTATGCAGATGGCTCAAAGATAACGGACGGCATAGACGCAGGGATTTATAGCCCAAAACAAGGCGTGCCAATGGATCATTTTTCTAGAATTTTctgtctatatacatatatatatattacaccctttttcggtgtttggccgagcttctcctgctatttgtgccgtgtggcttgatgttgttcatcTCCGtacacgaaacaccaaaatgaaaaaattgttcctGCCTACATATATGCAGAAATCAAAATCACCAGTCCTTGAGCGCATAGAGAGactcaatttattaaaattgcacAAACGCATCAGGCTCATATGAATCCCACGACATATGAAAATACCTTGATTAAATCGGCTAATATATTCGCTAGAAAGGCTGCCCCCTCAATAGTAATAAAACCAGTGGCATTCCTTGCATTGGGAGAACATATCATCAAGAAAGAGCTTAAAAGTGAAGGGCTACGTCTAAGAGATATAAAGAGTGCACGATTTATACTATCACTCTTTGCGTTCCacctaaaaattaataattggcgcgctcACTTTTGCTATGTGCttggccgaggtcctcctcctatgtgtggcgtgcttcttgatgttttcccacaaatggattgacctacagttttaagccgaatccGTAcagcagatgttttttatgaagagccttttctttgcagaaatacactcggaggtttgccattgcctgccgaggggaaaccgcaattaaaaaaaaaacttttcctatcattttgatgtttcatgcaaggagattcgaaccaacgcactcccgaatggtagttacgcaccacattcggctacggcggtcactCCACCTACTTTTATTCTTCCTTTTcttttagtttgtttattttctgcacTGGCGTCATAGACTTGGATGACGTAATTTTGTATTCTATCACTAACTTTTTACGGGCCccttcaacaacaaaaatatctgctgatGCTTCCAAGcacctaaataaataaataagtggaATCAAAACACTTTAAAAAATGTCCCCTGAAATATGAACAGGCTTCAATAAAGACACAATGTATATTGAATTTCATCATAAGAAGTTTTCATGAATTTCCTTTCTTATATCAAAGTGGCACGTACTGTGTTGAGAGTATGGTTGAGCTTATCCCCCAATTAGTGGTACGAGTCTTGATAATGTTCTAAAAATTTAGATGCATACAGTTTAGACAACTAGTTTCAACGGGTGATAAATAAACGAGCAGATTCTGTAATTCACTTCAAGTGTATTTCAATGCAATTGCCAGACCGTTTAAATAAGTCACTCAGAAGTGAATTACAGAACCTGCCCGAGTTTAtatgagatttttcatggcagaaaaccgCTTAGGATTGCTATTGTTTGCTGATATCCGACTGATATTAGAATTTTTCATGCCCACAATGACTATAAGCCACTCGGCTATGAGACCAACATAATACCTTAAACAACAGAATTTCCTTGGAGCaatctaattaatttttgccatATCATTCAAAAATACTAAAACACAATGCCTAGAAGCCCATGGTTCGGCGCTCTAATTTTCCATGTTtaataaagtaataattttGACGCATTCGGAAGCATTTGTAAAAACTCGCGACGGGATGAAAGCTTTTCAGGCTTCCTGCTGTGTTAATACTCAAAAAGCATTGCATTGAATTTACTTTACCAGTTTCCGTACACATATTTTCAGGTGTccattattatttacatatatacatacctataccttGATCGTATTAATTCTTGTCATACATACTTCAATGCCACGAGGGCGAAATCTATAGAAAcatataatttttgtgaaacacccccgaatttttttgagcaccAATTACCATATAACATTGCTATTGCCACACATTTAaccatcaaaaaattgattatatCCGAAATAACTAACCTGCAGACGCCATCTTCGTTACTTTTACCTTTACTTAACAAATTGcacaaaatgttttaaacaaCTACGAGATGCCAGTTTGATAATGATATATAAGTTCAACCAACTTCATTAAGCCCACTACTCTGTTTTGCAACGTTACGCACCGTGCCAACAGTGatgccatttaatttttttcgcaaactCAGAACTTCTTCATGACGCACAGAATACAGAATAACAAAAATTGGATGACACCACTACAGAACATAAAAATCCTTTGTGTGCAAATGCATATGTACAGCTTAATTCTATCGTTCCTAATTTTGCAGTTTGCTAGCGTTTATTCttcctattttttttgtttgtctattTTCTGTACTAACATCACGGCCGTTGTTGCACAAGATTATGTCAGAAAACTGCAAGCTTCAACCATTTTACTACGTCTCTAATGccatttattattactaaatacgtttttgttatgaaatcatgtaacatttcaataccttcTGTTTGAAAATATTGATATGCAAACTTGCAAACAGGTTCAGATTTCGTGATTTCGTAACCAGTTCTAGAATCCAAATTTACTTGAACATGATATCAGACAGATATAtttgttaatatatatttctCTAAGTTAAGAGGTGAAACTAAAAGATATTCTAAGAGAACATTAGTGACAATAAAGGATGATACTGTTACGAATTTTCTTACgttaaaatacaaacaaatctttcaaaatAAACCCCTGAGCTCGATCACTAGACTGTCAAATGAATGTCAAAAATTAATGGGAacacttcttctttttcttaattggcgcgataaccgcatcAAATGGCAACAcacttgctttactttattttctacaCTATACTTTACATGTACACGTTACCTTAGAACTGAatcattttattgcttttcgtTTTTTCCCTTACACGTTTAATTTACTATTGAATACTCTATACGCATGCACCTCTGCTTATATACATGAGCTTAACAACTGtcgtaatttctagatctgGCAGCTTGCATCTTTTGGCAAGTTCTGTTGTTATAGCAGCTAACTTAACCCCGTCTGTGCGATGCTGTCACCTgtcatcttcgtctaactcatctaccGGTAGACCCAGAGAGCGTGCTGTGTTTCGCTATCTGCCCTCGCCATCAAGACTAATTCATGGTTTTGTTTTGGCATCTCATTTGTTCGCTGTTGTTGCCAATCGGTTAACGAAACTTGACTGTTCCCAACAGTATTGTAACGAACGGAGAAACTTCCAGTATTGACTGGCAACAATAATGAGTGAATAATATACCAAAACAAAACTTTGAATTCGTCTTGACACTATATAGCGCAACAGAACAGGCCGGAAAATATGAGTTGCCAAATCTCGAAATTGCGATAGATATTAAGCACATGTATATAAATAGAGGACATGCGCATGGGGATTTAATCGTAAGTTAAATGGGCGACAATACACGAAAAGTAATAAAGCGATTCACTTAAGTGAGCAGGTTGCTTTGCCATTAATTTGTGACTTTTAGTCGACAATCCAGGGATCGATTTCAAAAGAATTATTGCGAAACGTTTTATTTGGGTAATAACGTTACAAATTCGTAACAGTAATTTTCAGGACCTTAGTTCCTCGTGGGACATAAATTAGTTTGGAGCTTCCCCTCTCTAGCTGCTCTAGCAAGTCGTTAAGCACAATTACCCAGAGTAGTGGAGAAGGAACACCGCCTTTCTGTCGCCTGGAGTTTGAATGTCTTGTTTCAATACTTaatcattcttatttgttttcaCGTTGATTGTTGATGAGTTCAAGCAGACGTGAATATTGCTAAAATATCCCTAAATAATCCCATTCttctattttctttgttttgacaTCCTAAGTTAGAaaaatgttgctgttgcttAAATGCCACCACTTtgtatagattcgccttgctgtAGATAATTAATTGACAGCTCACTTCACCTCCGTTACTTCTATTACGAGCGTGTGGTATCGATAGTTTTAATATACCGATTTATATCGACCACCTTCGTTCGAGTCTTTTTTCAGAAATCGAAAGTATATGTTTGGCTAAGTTAAGTAaatgtttaataattaaatataattgataTGGACGCAGATTTCACTAAATCTTTTAATGAATTACAAAAAGAGCTCGATGAGACAAGGTCTGGTTTGGATGTTCTTAATGACAACATTCGGAGAATTGTGGGTCGGCCCAGAGATTTGGGGTAATATCGAAtacaaatgatttcgaaatatatataatgattttaatttgaattagaATTTACAGAAATGTTGATCAGGGCGTGTTAGACGAAGGTGGTATGAAATATGGAAATGGGTTGAAACAAAAACGAGTCCATGATGAAAGGTCTGTATTTAACCGTTTAACGATTCCTAATGAGGAAACGAAATCACGCTTAAGCTCACGAGTTATACGCGAACTACCAACACGCCAGGAAGTACTAGAAGCACAGGGATCTGATATGGAATCGAGGGCAAGAAATCGCAGAATGTTTGGTTCATTATTAGGAACTTTGCATAAGTTTTGTCAGGAAGAATCGcgtttaaaacaaaaagaagacaaaaaagcacaaattgaaaaaaagttagaagAACAACAACTCCTCGAGCAAGAGACAATAAAAAAAGAGCGTGATTCCCTCTTAATGGACCGGAagaataagcaaacaaaaattaaaactttagaATTAAAGTTAAATCGAGTAAAAGATTTTGCAACGTTTGAGAAATCTGTATCTAATCTGCGGCACTGTATTAGAACAAAGACAAAgccctttatttattataagccTTATAAGCTTAGCAAGAAAACTGAAAAGCTTGTGAGTATTACTCGGGATCTTTTGGCCACGGAAATGAAAGAACGAAAACTGGTTATTAACAATGAAT harbors:
- the LOC128866490 gene encoding pinin isoform X2 gives rise to the protein MDADFTKSFNELQKELDETRSGLDVLNDNIRRIVGRPRDLGNVDQGVLDEGGMKYGNGLKQKRVHDERSVFNRLTIPNEETKSRLSSRVIRELPTRQEVLEAQGSDMESRARNRRMFGSLLGTLHKFCQEESRLKQKEDKKAQIEKKLEEQQLLEQETIKKERDSLLMDRKNKQTKIKTLELKLNRVKDFATFEKSVSNLRHCIRTKTKPFIYYKPYKLSKKTEKLVSITRDLLATEMKERKLVINNELKGMELEDENGAPSTKEDLKSVCVCKNTHDHKSTRPVECAIRPCAVQGETEFKENKSRTLNEPALSSSIIVVKKKLVG
- the LOC128866490 gene encoding pinin isoform X1 gives rise to the protein MDADFTKSFNELQKELDETRSGLDVLNDNIRRIVGRPRDLGIYRNVDQGVLDEGGMKYGNGLKQKRVHDERSVFNRLTIPNEETKSRLSSRVIRELPTRQEVLEAQGSDMESRARNRRMFGSLLGTLHKFCQEESRLKQKEDKKAQIEKKLEEQQLLEQETIKKERDSLLMDRKNKQTKIKTLELKLNRVKDFATFEKSVSNLRHCIRTKTKPFIYYKPYKLSKKTEKLVSITRDLLATEMKERKLVINNELKGMELEDENGAPSTKEDLKSVCVCKNTHDHKSTRPVECAIRPCAVQGETEFKENKSRTLNEPALSSSIIVVKKKLVG